In the genome of Sphingopyxis sp. YF1, the window TCTACTGCGCCGTGATCCGGACCAGCGACCAGTCGTAGCCGAGCGACCGCACCCGGTCTTCGAGATGCTCGAGAATCTCGGGGCCGGGCCGGGCCTCGCGGGTCAGCGCCCAGAGATACCGGCCAGATGGCTCCCCGACGATCGACCAGTCATAATCGTCGCCATGGTCGAGAACCCAATAATCGCCTGCGAAAGGCCCGAAGAAGCGCACCTTCAGCTTGGCGTTGGTCGCCCTGTCGACGACCTTTGCCCTACCCACCGACTTGTCAAATTTGCTTACCTCGCCGCCCCTGCGTCCGCGGTTGACGACGCGAACGCTGCCGTCGGGACCCAGGCTGTAATCGGCGGTCACGGCATCCATGCCTTTCTGGAAGGAAGCCTCGTAGCGGAACTGCTCGTACCAGCGGCCGCCGTAACGAACGAGATCGACCGGTTTGGCGGGTTCGGGCACGGCGGGGTTCCCGACGGGTCCCGGTCGCGGAATATATTTCCAGGCCGCCCAGACGACAGGCGCCGTGACAGCCGCACCGAGGGCTGCGATGATTGCCGGTTTCTTCATGAAAGCTCCTTTCGTTCGGGAGAAGCGCTGCCGACGGGCGCAAAAAGGAACCCGCCGAAGCGGGTCCACAGATTTGCTGCCGTTGCCAGCTCGGGAAGATTATCGATCGATGCCCACTCGAACCAATGACAAGGCCTGATAGTTGCGGCGAACGGCATGAATATATTTTCGGCACTCGCTGAAACTTTTCGATCCGATTCCGGTTTATAAATCCGCACGGGCCGCACGGAGATCTGGCTGTCTGCCGGCGCCATGTGCTAAGCATGCCGCCGCCCGCGGGGCTCTCC includes:
- a CDS encoding lipocalin family protein; its protein translation is MKKPAIIAALGAAVTAPVVWAAWKYIPRPGPVGNPAVPEPAKPVDLVRYGGRWYEQFRYEASFQKGMDAVTADYSLGPDGSVRVVNRGRRGGEVSKFDKSVGRAKVVDRATNAKLKVRFFGPFAGDYWVLDHGDDYDWSIVGEPSGRYLWALTREARPGPEILEHLEDRVRSLGYDWSLVRITAQ